The following coding sequences lie in one Gouania willdenowi chromosome 5, fGouWil2.1, whole genome shotgun sequence genomic window:
- the LOC114463666 gene encoding transmembrane protein 233, with the protein MALSGLNSQVKSSLSGSAFYDHEDQEPPPPLHSHLCLVIFACFCPAYPVNIVALVFSIMCRYSYYQGDYDGSRRLGKNALYVAVASIIIGIVIITITCIVHFTTMDI; encoded by the exons ATGGCTCTCAGTGGGCTGAACTCCCAGGTGAAAAGCTCCCTGAGTGGGAGCGCTTTTTACGACCATGAGGATCAGGAGCCACCACCTCCACTGCACAGCCACCTTTGTTTGGTTATTTTCGCTTGCTTTTGTCCTGCATACCCAGTCAACATAGTGGCACTGGTCTTCTCTATCATG TGTAGATACAGTTACTATCAGGGTGACTATGACGGTTCCAGACGGCTGGGAAAGAATGCACTTTACGTGGCTGTAGCTTCTATAATCATTGGCATcgtcatcatcaccatcacatgCATCGTTCACTTCACCACG ATGGATATTTAA